The DNA window GGTGGGGCAGGAACGCGAGCGTCGTCAGGTTCACTGCCGGCCCGATATCCAGCGCCCACGCCAGGACGGCCAGTCCCGGCGGGATGGGGCTCAAACCGACGGCGATTGCCTCTCGGCGGTACAGCGGCCCGTAGCTGAGAACGGTGTCGAAGACAAGCATCGTCCCGAACACGACGAACAGCATGGCCGCGAATATCGCCAGATAGCCCAGCGGCTGGATGGTGTAGTTGACGACTGTCCCCGCCGTCGTCCGCGACACCGTCGCCTCCGTCCACAGCAGCCCCGCCCGGCCGTTCGACAGTGCCAGCACCGTCACCGCCGCCGGGACGAGCGCGAGCCCCCGAAACAGCGCACTCTCCAGCGTGGCCTGCCGTCCGGTGTACCCCAGCGCGAAGCCCACGAAGACGTAGCCGAGCCAGCTGAGACAGGCCCACGTGACCGCCTCCAGCGCGAGCCGTCTCGACGGTTCCGATACCAGCAGTGCCGTGCCGTAGACGGTCGACCAGACGGTTATGGTCCCGATCGTCGCGACGAACCACTTCGCACCCGGCTTCGCCCAGTGCTCGCGCAGCTGTGCCAGCAGATACAGCGACCCGACTCCCGACGCGAACGACCCCAGCGCCACCCACGGGACGTCGGCCATGATATGTGCACGTATTCTTGGCTGTTTACCTTTCCGGGCTAGCAATCAGGAGTGAAAACAGTCGGACGAACGAGGACAGCCAGAAAGCCCCGAGCGGCTACGGTCCCGCGACTCGCTGTGCTCCTCGTCACTCCCTTTGGTCGTTCCTGTGGTGCTTACTTCGTCGGGGTTCCCGTAGCCGCTCGCCCCTTTCGGCCCCACCCAGCGCTGATTGGCCAACCGGCTACGGGTGGACTGAAAGGGGCGAGACGCTCGGGGAAGGCGGGCGACGTAAGCACCGAAAGGAGCGAAGCGACTGAGGCGCGCAGCGAGCTCGTTCGAAAATCTTCGATTTTCGTGATGACGAAAGACGGCTTTGCCGTCTTTCGAACCACCCCCGACCCGAGCGTCTCGGGGCTTTCTGGCTGTCCTGCACCGTGACTGAGACGAGACTGACGATATATCTCGCATCTCCTAGAGCCGACGCTGTTTTGTCGGGGCTATCCGTAGCGAGCGTGTGACCGCCGTCGAGGAGTGGGTGGCCCGATTAGCCGACGCCGGGGAGCTGACCCCCGACCTAGTGACGGCTATCGTCGACGTCCACGGCGACCGGGGCCGGCGGGCCATCGAGGCCGTCGGCGAGAGTCGGGTGAAAGGGTACCGGGACTTCATGGTCGTCGTCGGCTACGAGGACGAGTACATCGTCGAGGACGGCCAGTGTGGCTGTGCCGATGCCGAGTACAACCTGGATAGGGAGGACCCCGACCAGCTCTGCTGGCACGCCATCGCCGTCCGCATCGCCGACGCCATCGACGCCGTCGACCACCACGATATGTGGTACTCGGACGTCCGTGACTTCCTATAGACCTTTTTGCCGGTCGGGTTTCCTCGGCCGACTTCGTCGGCCTGCGGGAACCCTCCCGGCAAAAATCTACGCTAAAAAGGCCGGAATCTCGGCCTGTGGCCTCGATTCCGGTGAAACCGCTCGCCGGCGGCGAGCGGTATGCTCTACCGCGACAGCCTGCCCTCCCCCGTCGGCGCTCGGGGCCGATGAGGTCGGCCCACTCGCGCCCGGCCACCGCGACCGCAGACCGCTCCGTCGACCGCCGACACTCATACCACCGGCCGCCCGGCGCCGTAGGTCACCGCGCCCTCGAAGGCGAACTGCGCGATGGCGCGGTCGCCGAGGTTCAGGTCCCGCAGCGTCGCCGACCGGTCGTGGTAGCCACTCATAACCTCGAAGTCGCTCGATAGCGGCCGGACGCCGAAGCGGCCGTCCATGTCGACCGAGAGCTGTTCGAGCCGGTCGTCCCGAACGGCGTAGCTGGTCGTCTCGTGGTTGGCCGGCCAGGTCCGCGGGCGGGCGATGTCGACCGTCACGACGTGGTCGCCGTCTTCGACGACGCTCGTGGTGCGCCGGCCCGCCTCGTCGTGGTGGCTGATGCGAGCGACGGTCTTCGGGAGTCCCCAGACTTCGTCGCCGAGCGCGCGAGCGGGCTCGGTCGTCACCGGCAGTGAGTGGACGTAGCCGCCGTACTCGCCGGTCGCGAGCGGGACCAGCGGCCGGGGCGACGGCCGCGGCGTGGCGGCCAGCATCACGGCGAGCTCGTCGTAGGGGCGCATGGCGTCGTCGCCGATGCGGTGGTACTCGATAGCCATCACGGTGACTGCGGCCCGGTCCGGGGTGACACGGACGGGTTCGAGGCCGTCGGGGAGCCGGGCGGCGACGGCGTCGCTGTCGGCAGAGAGGACGAGCCCAGTCACCGTCGCCGTCGTTTCCAGTGGTAGTGTCACCGTCTGCCCTGTCGAGAGCGGTACGGTGTCGCCTGTGGCTGCCGTCTCCTGCCCGCTTCCGGTACCCGACGGGCGATTGCGGGTGTCGGTCTGGGAGGCCATGTTAGCAACTGACGCACGCTTGACAGAAGAAGCTACTGCGGTGGCCTGTCGGGCACCCGAAACTGCGGCGCGGTACAGTTCCCCTCACCGCTGCTCGACGCAGTAGTCGACGTAGTTCCGCAGAATCTGCAACCCGGTCTCGCCCGATTTCTCGGGGTGGAACTGGGTTCCGAAGACGTTGCCGGCCTCTGAGGCGACGATGGAGGCGAAGTCGGTCCCGTAGTCGGTGGTGGCGACGACCGCGTCCTCGTCGTCGGGGACGGCGTAGTAGGAGTGGACGAAGTAGGCGTAGTCCCCATCGACGCCGTCGACGAGCGGGTGGTCCCGTTGGACGTCGAGTTCGTTCCAGCCCATGTGTGGGACCGTCTGGTCGCGCGAGAAGCGGACGTTCTTCCCGGGGACGAGGTCGAGCCCCTCGGCGTCGCCCTGGCCGGCGTGGTCGGCCTCCTCGCTCGTGGTCAACAGCATCTGCATTCCCAGGCAGATGCCAAAGAGCGGCGTCCCCGCCTCGGCCTCTTCTTCGAGTGCGTCCCGGAAGGGGCCGGCGTTGTCCATCCCTTCGGAGAAGGCCCCGACGCCGGGCAGGACGATGCCGTCGGCGCTGCCAAACTCCGCCGGGTCCGCCGTAAGCCGCACCTCGGCGCCGGCCCGCTCCAGCCCGCGGGTCACGCTCCGGAGGTTCCCGAGCCCGTAATCGACGACGACCACCTCTGCGGTGGTCTGTCTGGCGTTCATGCGCGTGGGTACGCGAACACCGGCTAAGTGGCTTCCCCTTCGGACAGGTGTTGCGGCTAGTCGGTGGGTGTGTTTCGGGTGTGGCTATTGCTTCTGGGGGTCAGACAGCTCCGATAGCCAGGTGCGACACAATCACCGTGAACAGCCAGAAAGCCCCCGACCGCTCGGGTCGCGCGCCTCGCTGTCGTCCGAAAGGCGCGCACCGCCTTTCGTGATCACGAAAATCTTCGATTTTCGAACGACGCCCTTCCCTCGCTCACTTCGTTCGCTCAGTCCAGTGCTTGCTTCGTCGTGCTTCCCCGGGCGGTCGGCCCCTTTCAGTCCCACCCAGCGTTGTTTGCCCAATCGGCTACAGGAGGTCTAGTTTAATAGTCTCCGAGTCGCTTCTGCCCGCTCTCACCATCAGTAAACTCCGCCGCTTTCTCCAGCGTCTTTCTGAACGTCTCCTTCTGGCTGGGGTCGTACAGCGTCGCGGCCGGATGCACACAAATCATCACCGGCTGTGGCCCGCCGTCGACGGTCATGTCGGTCACATCGCCGGCCTCGCCCGTGACGGCCACGTCCCGCTCCAGCAGGTGTTCGCCGGGGACCTTCCCGAGCGTGACGACGAGTTCGGGGTCGACGAGCTCGATTTCGCTCTCCAGATAGTCCCGGCAGTTCGCCAGCTCCGCCTTGTGCGGGTCGCGATTCTCCGGCGGGCGACAGCGCACACAGTTGGTGATGCGCACGTCGGCCCGGTCCAGTCCGACCTCGCGTAGCGTCTCGTCTAGCACGTCGCCGCTGCGGCCGACGAACGGCTCACCCTGCTCGTCCTCGTTGGCGCCGGGGCCCTCGCCGACGAACAGCAGGTCCGCGTCGGCCGGACCGACGCCGTTGACGATCTGTGAGCGCGACACACACAGCGCCTCGCAACGCTTGCACTCGGTCACGGTGAGCCCGTCCATGTTGCTCATGGCCGGCGGTTGGGGCGCGAGTGTATCAAGGGTTGCGAGGAAGCGACCGGAGGAAGCTTCCTCGAAGGCGAAGCGGTGACCGAAGGGAACCGCAGAGCAGTTGCGAGGCGATGAGCCTAGCGAATCGCCTCGAAAGCGATGCGGGGAGAGCGAGACCGACCAGAGGGAGGTCTCGAAGCGAACCGGCGACCACAGGGAGCCGGAGAGCAGTGACCCGCAGAGCAGTAGCGAGCGCGATGGGACACGTCCATCAGCGCTCGGCCCGCTCGGCTGCCCCCGCTCGCGCCGCGAGCCGGGCCACGCGGAGCGGCTCCGGTCGGCCCCCAGTGGGGGTGTACGCCCGCACTACGCCGCCCGCCTCGTCTGGGTCGAGCCCGACGCTACGGACGAACACCGTGTCGTCGTTGACCGATAGCTCGCGACGGTCGGGCTGGGCGTGGTAGGTCGCGAGGCGGTCCTCGACGACCGCGTCGCTATCAAACGCGTCACGAATCGCGTCGGCGAGTCCGGGCGAGGTCTCGAAGGAGACAGAGAGCGTCGGCAGCCCGGTGTGGTCGTGGATGGCGTGGAGGTCCAGCAGGTTGAACCACGCCGGCGCGATGCCGGACAGAAAAATGTACCCGAGGTCCTCGCGGTCGAGCCGGTCGAACATATCGCAGACGGCGGCCGTCGCGTCGCTCCCGCCGACGGTGCAGGTCCCGAAAACGAAGCCGTCGACCGCCCGGTCCGCGCGGACGACGGCTCCGGCGAGGTGACTCCGCTGGTCGCGGTCCGATGCTGCGATGCCCAGTGCGCGTCGCCCCGGTTTCACGTGTTCTGCTTTTCTTCCTCCTTGATATCTTTCAGCCGGTCGAGCAGTTCGTCGTTCGACGCGGTGAATTCGAATTCGACGTCCCCCTGATGGGCGTCCCCCTCAGTGTCGAGCCCATCATCGTCGTCGAAATCTGTGTCATACTCCTGGTTCTCCTGTTCCGACTCGTCGTAGCTCCCGAACCCCATTGTATGAACAACTATGTAGTTCAGGGTCAAAAATCTCTCGGCGGAATCGGGAGACGACATACGCGTGTGCGCACACGAGACACGCGCGGGTAACGCCGGCCTACCGCGCGGTGTCTCGACGTTCGCCGGCCTACCGTGACTCCGGCGCGTCGACGTTCCGGTTCCCACCGTGGGCATCGGCCCCCTCGCTCGGCGCGGCCCAGCGGACGGCGTTGTCCAGGACCGTCTGGATGTCCTCGCGGTGGTAGATGGGGTAGGTCTCGTGGCCCGGTCGGAAGTAGAAGATGCTGCCACGACCGCGTCGGTAACAACAGCCCGAGCGGAACACTTCGCCGCCCTCGAACCACGAGGTGAAGACGAGGCGGTCCGGTTCCGGGATGCCAAAGGGCTCGCCGTAGGTCTCCGTCTCGTCGATGACGATGGACTCGTCCAGGCCGTCGACGATGGGGTGGCCGGGGTCCGTTATCCAGAGGCGCTCGCGCTCGTCGCCCTCGCGCCAGGTCAGGTCACACGGTGTCCCGAGCAGGCGGGTAAAGGGTTTCGAGGCGTGGGCCGAGTGGAGGACGAGCAGTCCCATCCCCGCCTGGACGCGGGCAACGACCCGGTCGACGATAGCGTCGTCGACCCGGTGGTGAGCGGCGTGGCCCCACCAGACCAGGACGTCGGTGTCGTCGAGGACGTCTTCGGTGAGGCCGTGGTCGCGCTCCTCGAGCGTCGCCGTCTGTGTGTCGTGGCCCCGTTCGGCCAGTGCGTCTGCGATGGCCACGTGGATGCCGTCGGGGTACACTTCGGCGACCGCGTCGTCCTCGCGCTCGTGGATGTACTCGTTCCAGACTGTGACTGATGGCATGGACGTGCTTCGGGTGTAGTCCGTGTTAAGTTGGTGTTCGGTTCTCACTGTGCTGACAGCGCCCTTGCTCCTCGGTAGCACTTGGAATCCCTCACCCGCTCGACCCGGCTAGCATCGGTCTGTGCCAGCACTGCCACTCTTCGGGGGCACTCGGAAGCCCTCACCCGCTCGGCGCGGGTGTGCGGGATATCCTCGCTTCGCTCGGATAGGGCCCGCGCACCCGCGCCGACCGGGTTCGCCCTTCCAGTCCGCCAGGATACTGCAGGCCGGCCTACCCTTCCCCGACTCTGCCGATAAAACGGCTTCGCGGCCGGGAGTGCGCTCTGTCGCACGACCTGGGGGAGGGCAGGTGCTGCCTGGTGGACTGAAAGGGCGAGACGGGTCGCGGGCGCGAGGAATCGACCGCAGGGAGATTCCTCGTGGGGGAACGGCGAACGGAGTGAGCCGTGGAGCGCTGTGGCGGCACTACCGAGCGAAGCGAGGTATCCGTCACAGCGCCCGCGAGCAGTCGAGGGCTTTCTGGCGGTATTGGGTAGCATCAACAGCGGAAAGAACCACTGTACCTAGCGAGCAGTCGAGGGCTTTCTGGCGGTATTGGGTAGCATCAACAGCGGAAAGAACCACTGTACCTAGCGAGCAGTCGAGGGCACGACCATCAACAGGCGCTCCAACGAGTGCTAGACACTCAAGCGCGTCCCGCCACTGGCGATAGATATGGAGGTCCACAACGTCACCGCCGACGCAGAGACGTTCACGTGCAACGCCTATCTCGCGCTGGGCGAGCGGACAACGCTGGTCGACGCGGGCGGGTGGGAGGGCGTCGTCGACGCCATCCGCGACCACACAGACACCGTCGACGCGGTAGTGCTAACCCACCAGCACGGCGACCACGTCCAGGAGCTCGGTCGCGTCCTCGAGGCCTTCGACGCGGAGCTGTACGCCTACGGCGAGCATCCCCGCCGGGACCACGCCCTCGACGACGGGGACGAGGTGCTCGTGGGCGGGGAGACCTGCGAGGTGGTGTACACACCGGGCCACGCCGACGACCACGTCTCGCTGGTCTCGGAGCACTCGCTGTTCTCGGGTGACGTGGTGGTCCACGACGACGGCGCCTTCGAGGGGGGCTCCTTCGGCCGGACCGACCGCCCGGGACAGTCACGCGAACGGGAGATAGAGAGCATCAGAGAGCTGCTCGACCGGATGCCCGACGGCGTCGAGGGGATGTACTCGGGCCACGGCGGCGTCTTCCACGGTGACGTCCGGGGTATCGTCGAGAAAGCGTTAGAGCGGGCCGAGCGCCGCGAGCCGAAGTACCCCGAGTAAGTCGCCGATATCGCCGTAAGCTTCTACATATCGGAAAATAAGGGTAGCTCATGCATCGGCGGACACTCGCCGGGGCGGGGCTGGCCGCTGTCGGGCTCGTTCTGGCAGGCATCCAGCTCGTCCACGCGATACAGCAGACGGACATCCCGGTCGCCATCGCGGTCGACGGCGTTCCCTTCGCGGCGATGGGGCTGGCGCTGGTCTACGCGGGGTACCGGCTGGCCCGCGACGACGCGTTCGAAGGGACGGCGACGCGGGTCGTCGTCTGGGGTGCCGGCGCGACGGTCGCCTTCGCCGCCGTCGCTGCGCTCTTGCTTTTCAGCCAGCAGGTCACGATGGGGTCGCTCGACCGGGCCGCCTTCCTCACCGTCGATATCCTCACCGTCGGCGCGCTCACCGGCGTCCTCGTGGGCCTGTACGACGCCCAGAGCCGCCAGCGGCTACAGGAACTCGAGACCGAGCGCGACCGGGTCGAGGCCTTCGGCCGGAAGGCCGCGGATGTGAACAACTACGGGCGGGCCATCGCCACCGCGGGCAGCGACGACGCCATCGCCGCCTACATCACCGAGGCCATCAGCTCGCTGATGGGTATCGACGAGACCGCCGTGTTGCGGGTGCGTGACGAGGAGGCCGAACTGCTCTCGAACACGGTTCGGACTGCCGGCGCGGAGCAGGTCGCGGAACTCGCGCGTGCCGTCCGGGACGAGCCACGCGGTGACGTGGTCGCCCACGGACGAGCGCCGCCGGTCGAGCTGGGCGAGACGGTCAGCGACGTGCTGACGGCCGTCGTCACCGAGCGTGACGAGACCACGACGGTCGTGGTCGCGGTCGAGACGAGCGGGACGGCGACCGACGAGCACGACCGGAAGCTACTGGAACTGGTCGTCGCCCACGCGACGGTTCGGCTGGACAGACTGGCCGCTCAGCCGGCATAAGAGCGGAAAACAGCGAGTGGCGGAAAATTATGCGGAGCGGGTCTCTTTGGCCTTCGGGCGGAGGTTCCCGTAGCCGCACTTCCGGCACTGCTGGGCGCGCTGTGGGTTGCGGGCGTTACATCGCATGCAGATCTGCTTGTTCAGAATCCGGTCTGACGCTTTCTCGAAGCTGGCCATGCGTGTCGGTTCCCTGTCTGGGCGTTTAAGCTTTGAGTTTTCCCACCGGCGCGGTTTTCAGGCTGGCACACCTCTCTCGGGGTATGTACGACCACGTCGCGGACCTCCCACTCACGGTCGAGGACTGTGCCTTCGAACTCCAGGAGCGAGCCACCTCCAGCGGCTTCGACCGGGCGACGACCACCATCGTGTTGTCGGGTGACGGCGAGACTGGCCGGGGCGAGGACGTGACCTACACGAACGACGCCCACCACGCGCTGGTCGACCACGAGGTGGACCTCGCGGGCGAGTACACCGTCGACACCTTCTCCGACGCGCTCGACGAGGCCGACCTGTGGCCCGACCCACCGGACGAGGAGCGCTTTCGCCACTACCGCCGGTGGGGGTTCGAGAGCGCGGCGCTGGACCTGGCGCTGAAACAGGGCGAGACGTCGCTGGGGGCGGCGCTGGGTCGGGCCTACGACCCCGTCGCCTTCGTCGTCTCGACGCGGCTGTCGAACCCACAGGACGACGAGCCGCCGACGACCGACCGTCTGGACGACCTCCTGCGGATTCACGACGACCTCGCGTTCAAGCTGGACCCGACGCCCGACTGGGACGACGACCTGCTGGAAACGCTTGCCGACTACGACGTTCGGGTGCTGGACCTGAAGGGCCTCTACGAGGGGACCGAGGTCGACGTCGAGGCCGACCCCGAGTTCTATCGCCGGGTCGCCGACGCCGTGCCCGACGCCTTCCTCGAGGACCCGAAGCTGACCGAGGAGACCCGACCGGTCTTCGAGGGCCGCGAGGAGCGGGTCACCTGGGACGCCCTCATCACCGGCGTCGAGAGCATCGAGGCCCTGCCCTTCGAGCCGAGCGTCCTCAACATGAAACCCTCCCGCTGTGGCAGCGTCGAGTCCGTGCTCGACACCATCGCCTACTGCGAGCGTGAGGGCATCCAGCTGTACGGCGGCGGCCAGTTCGAACTCGGGGTCGGCCGGGACCACATCCAGGCGCTGGCGTCGCTGTGCTATCCAGACGCCCCAAACGACGTCGCGCCGGGCGGGTACAACGACCCCGAGGCGGGTGCGGGGTTGCCGTCCAGTCCGCTGGCACCGCCGGCCGAGCCACGGGGCATCGGTGTCGGCTTCGCCGACCCTGAGAAATGAAGCTGAAATTACATTAGTGGCGACGTGGTAGCCTCCGATATGTACTGTCCAGCCTGTGGGACCAAAATCGAGGACGAGCTCGAAGCCCACGCCCGACACGCCTGTCCGTACTGTGACGCAGGGCTGCTCGAACCGACGGCCGGTCGCGCCAGCCGCCTATAGTAGTCACTCCTCGACGAGATAGTCGTCCTGCACGTCGACGACCTCGCTCGAATCGGCACAGTCGGCGTACCGTTCGAGGGGCTCCTCGTTGAGTTCGAGGAAGGTGTGGCCCCAGGAGAACTTCGAGAGGATTCGTTCTGCGTGGTCACGCTCGCCCAGGATACAGAGCGCGCCGGCGAAGGCCTCCACCGTGTTGAGCTGGAACGGGGTGCCGTAGTTGACCGGATTCCCGGCGACGAGGAAGGGGAGCGACCGGTGGACGCCCTGGAGGTCAAAGGCCTCGCGCTCGGCGGTCTCCCAGGAACAGTCCAGCGCGACCAGGCGGTCGTGGCGCGCGCCGTCACCCGCCGTCGGCGCGTCGGCGGGCGAGAGTGCCTGGTCGGCGAAGGGGTTGCAGACGATGCCCGGCGGTGTCGAGCGGGTCGCTCGGTGGAGCTCGGCCAGGTCGAACCGGGCGAGCTTCCGGGCGCTGCATTTGTCGGGGTCGTCGTCGCCCTCGTAGCGAACGTGTAACTCCACAGCGGCCGTACCGGGCCAGCGGGCAAAAGCGTCTCGCTGTGGGGTGGGTGAGTTTTTTACACCGGCGTGGACAGTGATACGTATGCCAACACGGCGCTCGCTGCTCGGGCTCGTCGCCGCTGGACTGGCCGGCTGTCAGTCGCCGTCGGACGCGCGGCTCTCGACGGCGGCGTTTCCCGCCCTGGAGGGAGACCGACCGACCTTCCGGCGGTGGCTGCCGGCCGTCCCGGCAGTCGAGGAAGGGAGTCTCAC is part of the Haloarcula salinisoli genome and encodes:
- a CDS encoding acetoacetate decarboxylase family protein, which translates into the protein MASQTDTRNRPSGTGSGQETAATGDTVPLSTGQTVTLPLETTATVTGLVLSADSDAVAARLPDGLEPVRVTPDRAAVTVMAIEYHRIGDDAMRPYDELAVMLAATPRPSPRPLVPLATGEYGGYVHSLPVTTEPARALGDEVWGLPKTVARISHHDEAGRRTTSVVEDGDHVVTVDIARPRTWPANHETTSYAVRDDRLEQLSVDMDGRFGVRPLSSDFEVMSGYHDRSATLRDLNLGDRAIAQFAFEGAVTYGAGRPVV
- the hisH gene encoding imidazole glycerol phosphate synthase subunit HisH is translated as MNARQTTAEVVVVDYGLGNLRSVTRGLERAGAEVRLTADPAEFGSADGIVLPGVGAFSEGMDNAGPFRDALEEEAEAGTPLFGICLGMQMLLTTSEEADHAGQGDAEGLDLVPGKNVRFSRDQTVPHMGWNELDVQRDHPLVDGVDGDYAYFVHSYYAVPDDEDAVVATTDYGTDFASIVASEAGNVFGTQFHPEKSGETGLQILRNYVDYCVEQR
- a CDS encoding uracil-DNA glycosylase — encoded protein: MSNMDGLTVTECKRCEALCVSRSQIVNGVGPADADLLFVGEGPGANEDEQGEPFVGRSGDVLDETLREVGLDRADVRITNCVRCRPPENRDPHKAELANCRDYLESEIELVDPELVVTLGKVPGEHLLERDVAVTGEAGDVTDMTVDGGPQPVMICVHPAATLYDPSQKETFRKTLEKAAEFTDGESGQKRLGDY
- a CDS encoding DUF99 family protein, producing the protein MKPGRRALGIAASDRDQRSHLAGAVVRADRAVDGFVFGTCTVGGSDATAAVCDMFDRLDREDLGYIFLSGIAPAWFNLLDLHAIHDHTGLPTLSVSFETSPGLADAIRDAFDSDAVVEDRLATYHAQPDRRELSVNDDTVFVRSVGLDPDEAGGVVRAYTPTGGRPEPLRVARLAARAGAAERAER
- a CDS encoding DUF5786 family protein, with the protein product MGFGSYDESEQENQEYDTDFDDDDGLDTEGDAHQGDVEFEFTASNDELLDRLKDIKEEEKQNT
- a CDS encoding ThuA domain-containing protein encodes the protein MPSVTVWNEYIHEREDDAVAEVYPDGIHVAIADALAERGHDTQTATLEERDHGLTEDVLDDTDVLVWWGHAAHHRVDDAIVDRVVARVQAGMGLLVLHSAHASKPFTRLLGTPCDLTWREGDERERLWITDPGHPIVDGLDESIVIDETETYGEPFGIPEPDRLVFTSWFEGGEVFRSGCCYRRGRGSIFYFRPGHETYPIYHREDIQTVLDNAVRWAAPSEGADAHGGNRNVDAPESR
- a CDS encoding MBL fold metallo-hydrolase, whose amino-acid sequence is MEVHNVTADAETFTCNAYLALGERTTLVDAGGWEGVVDAIRDHTDTVDAVVLTHQHGDHVQELGRVLEAFDAELYAYGEHPRRDHALDDGDEVLVGGETCEVVYTPGHADDHVSLVSEHSLFSGDVVVHDDGAFEGGSFGRTDRPGQSREREIESIRELLDRMPDGVEGMYSGHGGVFHGDVRGIVEKALERAERREPKYPE
- a CDS encoding 50S ribosomal protein L40e, whose product is MASFEKASDRILNKQICMRCNARNPQRAQQCRKCGYGNLRPKAKETRSA
- a CDS encoding DUF367 family protein, producing MELHVRYEGDDDPDKCSARKLARFDLAELHRATRSTPPGIVCNPFADQALSPADAPTAGDGARHDRLVALDCSWETAEREAFDLQGVHRSLPFLVAGNPVNYGTPFQLNTVEAFAGALCILGERDHAERILSKFSWGHTFLELNEEPLERYADCADSSEVVDVQDDYLVEE